GAAAACAGCCAGTTTAGGTTTGTGGCCTTCGGGTTGGCGCACTACGTGGCCTTTGCTCACCTGGTGGGTGGTATTCTGATCGCCATTGGCTTGATTACCAGGGTAGCCATTGCGTTCCAGATACCAATTCTAATAGGTGCGATTTTCTTCTCTACTCCGGGTCAGGGCTTTTTCTCTAATGAGACCCAATTGGTGATCTCAATTATCACCTTAATTGCGTTGATCTTTTATTTTATTGGGGGCTCTGGCTATTATTCCGTTGACCACAGGTTTGAGGCCAATGAGCGCCGGCTACACGAGGATAACCGCCACGCCATGCCGTAAGATTTTTAACCGTAGATCCAATTCACCGTTTACCTTTGCATAATCTTGTAAGGGCTGATTACCTTTATGCCCTCATTGTTTCAAACTAACAAAAGGTTCATGCAAAGCAGATATAACTGGACTACGCTCAAAGAATACCAGGAAATCCTT
This Rufibacter radiotolerans DNA region includes the following protein-coding sequences:
- a CDS encoding DoxX family protein → MSWVQKIDAWQNKHHPVLYDYGRILLGLFILYKGLMFISDTSGLAQILENSQFRFVAFGLAHYVAFAHLVGGILIAIGLITRVAIAFQIPILIGAIFFSTPGQGFFSNETQLVISIITLIALIFYFIGGSGYYSVDHRFEANERRLHEDNRHAMP